A section of the Veillonella criceti genome encodes:
- the recJ gene encoding single-stranded-DNA-specific exonuclease RecJ — MRQSKAKRWRLATGNEQAERELVRHLGVYPVVAKLLVNRGIDTVTAGQDFLYGTVNDLLDPYDLKGMAEAVPLIQQAIEEQQRIVIYGDYDVDGITATSLMYRFLVRCGANVSYYIPERQSEGYGLNAEALEHIIEQGTELVITVDCGISSYDIVEAVRNRLTMIITDHHTAPPDIPRAAAVINHKQPGCPYKDKNLSGVGVAFKLCQALWRERTGEAYLEDLDIVALGTVADVVPLVGENRIIVREGLKKMTESPNLGIAALVEVAGLGGRKLTTGHIGFTLAPRLNAAGRVTHATRAVELLITKDIATANTIAEELQATNQERQLIERLIHEEARLDVINQGEEANKVIVVAGENWHSGVIGIVASRLVEEFYRPAMVISIHDGIGKGSCRSIENCNIYEALKSAEDLLLQFGGHKQAAGFSITAENIPALRQRLTAYCEANLTEEDYVPIIDIDTPLEPAEVTVELVDQIETLEPYGMGNSTPVFSIDPIAVQDVFLLGQQKNHCKIILQSQVGPLDAIIWHGADYHREIFPDEKLKVAFALQKNEWQGRVSPQLMVQDLALLGEQRAHLTAEGLREMYVIVRSVFRSATAPRYIVESEVLHRHPENQTDKEAMLALDVFKELGILQEEATEDGMALYRWCHVKEKLELITSLTFLKYSA, encoded by the coding sequence ATGAGACAGAGTAAAGCAAAACGATGGCGCTTAGCAACAGGTAATGAACAAGCCGAACGCGAGTTAGTACGTCATTTAGGCGTATATCCTGTAGTGGCTAAGCTATTAGTAAATCGGGGCATCGATACAGTAACAGCTGGGCAAGATTTTTTATATGGCACAGTGAATGATTTATTAGATCCATATGACTTAAAAGGTATGGCCGAAGCCGTGCCCTTAATTCAACAGGCCATTGAAGAACAGCAACGAATTGTTATATATGGCGATTATGATGTAGACGGTATTACGGCGACCTCTTTGATGTATCGCTTTTTGGTACGCTGTGGAGCTAATGTGAGCTATTATATACCGGAACGTCAAAGTGAAGGCTATGGACTTAATGCAGAGGCTCTCGAGCATATTATTGAGCAAGGTACTGAACTTGTCATCACAGTAGACTGTGGTATTAGTTCGTATGATATTGTAGAAGCAGTTCGTAATCGGCTGACTATGATTATTACCGATCATCATACAGCACCACCAGATATTCCACGGGCAGCGGCCGTCATTAATCATAAACAGCCAGGTTGTCCTTATAAAGATAAGAATTTATCTGGTGTAGGGGTGGCGTTTAAGTTGTGCCAAGCGCTTTGGCGAGAACGTACAGGCGAAGCCTATTTAGAAGATTTAGATATTGTGGCTTTGGGTACTGTGGCTGACGTAGTTCCTCTAGTTGGCGAAAATCGTATTATTGTTCGTGAAGGTCTTAAGAAAATGACAGAATCGCCAAACCTTGGTATTGCGGCCTTAGTAGAAGTGGCAGGCCTAGGGGGGCGTAAATTAACGACGGGTCATATTGGCTTTACGTTGGCCCCACGACTTAATGCAGCCGGTCGTGTAACTCATGCAACGCGAGCCGTAGAGCTTTTAATCACGAAAGATATAGCCACGGCTAATACGATTGCAGAAGAGTTACAAGCGACGAATCAAGAGCGACAACTCATTGAACGGTTAATTCACGAAGAGGCGCGGCTTGATGTAATTAATCAAGGTGAGGAAGCGAATAAGGTCATTGTAGTGGCTGGTGAGAATTGGCACTCAGGTGTGATTGGGATTGTGGCCTCACGCTTAGTTGAGGAGTTTTATCGTCCCGCGATGGTGATTAGTATTCATGATGGCATTGGTAAGGGATCATGCCGTAGTATAGAAAATTGTAATATTTACGAAGCCTTAAAGTCGGCTGAAGATTTACTGTTACAGTTTGGTGGGCATAAGCAAGCGGCTGGCTTTAGTATTACTGCTGAGAATATTCCTGCTTTACGTCAACGCTTAACGGCTTATTGTGAAGCTAATTTAACGGAAGAAGACTATGTCCCTATTATTGATATTGATACGCCTTTAGAGCCGGCTGAAGTGACCGTAGAGTTGGTGGATCAAATTGAAACATTAGAGCCTTATGGTATGGGGAATAGTACACCTGTATTTTCTATTGATCCCATAGCAGTGCAAGATGTGTTTTTATTAGGGCAACAAAAGAACCATTGCAAGATTATTTTACAGTCACAAGTCGGGCCTTTAGATGCAATTATTTGGCATGGGGCTGACTATCATCGGGAGATTTTTCCAGATGAAAAGCTAAAGGTGGCGTTTGCCTTACAAAAAAATGAATGGCAAGGTCGCGTTTCACCACAATTAATGGTACAAGATTTAGCTCTTTTAGGGGAGCAACGAGCGCATTTAACAGCGGAAGGATTACGTGAAATGTATGTCATTGTACGCAGTGTATTCCGCAGTGCCACGGCGCCTCGCTATATTGTCGAATCAGAAGTGTTACATCGTCATCCAGAGAATCAGACCGACAAAGAGGCTATGTTAGCCTTAGACGTTTTTAAAGAATTGGGAATTTTACAAGAAGAAGCAACGGAAGATGGGATGGCTTTGTATCGTTGGTGTCATGTGAAAGAAAAATTAGAATTGATTACGTCATTGACGTTTCTAAAATACAGTGCTTAA
- a CDS encoding RelA/SpoT family protein gives MVENEEGKVLVDMPAFNKDVELAHLMEIVRVYLDEADCELIMRAFEMADKAHAPQKRASGEPYILHPLAVATILANLQIDATTVIAALLHDVVEDTDVTLPQIEEAFGKEVAFLVDGVTKLNQFQYHTKEDQQLENYRKMILAMAKDVRVVVIKLGDRLHNMRTLKHMRSDKQKRIAQETLEIFAPLAHRLGIFNIKWELEDLSFRYLEPDKYYDLVEQMQEKRHVREEIVNDTMEQLKKALGDAHIKADVKGRPKHFYSIYKKMKKDNRDLSQIYDLYAVRVIVDTIPDCYAVLGIVHNLWKPLPYRFKDYIAMPKSNMYQSLHTTVIGTMGHSVEIQIRTWDMHRVSEYGVAAHWRYKEGAKNGDKDFDQKVGWLRQVLEWQDSSNPKELVNALKLDVFSGEVFVFTPRGDVLKLPKGAVPLDFAYRIHTDVGHRCVGAKVNGKIVSLDYTLQNGDIVDIITSKNGKPSLDWLNIVGSTESKSKIRNWFKKENKEENVVKGRELLEKEARRLNYDWKELNKPGRLDQIAKALNAGSDAELLSAVGYGGIPVNSVLLRFVDLYKRDLAKEDNRRDTMALLERLKTHEPVRRKSSTGILVNGEPDVMVRMARCCNPVPGDEVVGYITRGRGVSVHRADCPNIGHTPEDVDRMIEVAWDVGTRENFHVAIDITAYDRGGMLMEIMACLSEMKINIVNINAKVDDTKNANISLVIEIRDVSELDFVMTKIRRIRDVYTVQRANGGS, from the coding sequence ATGGTAGAAAATGAAGAAGGCAAAGTATTGGTTGATATGCCAGCCTTTAATAAAGACGTTGAATTAGCCCACCTTATGGAAATCGTTAGGGTGTATTTGGATGAGGCTGATTGTGAACTCATTATGCGTGCCTTTGAAATGGCGGATAAAGCGCATGCCCCGCAAAAAAGAGCCTCTGGAGAGCCTTATATTTTGCATCCGTTAGCTGTGGCTACCATTTTAGCTAATTTGCAAATTGATGCTACAACTGTTATTGCAGCTTTACTTCATGATGTGGTGGAAGATACCGATGTGACACTGCCACAAATTGAAGAAGCCTTTGGTAAAGAAGTCGCTTTTTTGGTAGATGGGGTAACAAAATTAAATCAATTTCAGTATCACACTAAAGAAGATCAACAGTTAGAAAATTATCGTAAGATGATTTTAGCCATGGCGAAAGACGTGCGCGTAGTTGTTATTAAACTTGGTGATAGACTGCATAATATGCGGACTTTGAAGCATATGCGCAGTGATAAACAAAAGCGAATTGCTCAGGAAACGTTGGAGATTTTTGCACCATTAGCGCATCGGTTGGGTATCTTTAATATTAAGTGGGAGTTAGAAGATTTATCGTTCCGCTATTTAGAGCCTGATAAATATTATGATTTAGTTGAGCAAATGCAGGAAAAACGGCATGTGCGCGAAGAAATCGTCAATGACACGATGGAGCAGCTTAAAAAAGCGCTTGGTGATGCCCATATTAAGGCGGATGTAAAAGGGCGGCCTAAACATTTTTATAGTATTTACAAAAAAATGAAAAAAGATAATCGTGATTTATCACAGATTTATGATTTGTATGCAGTGCGTGTTATTGTAGATACAATTCCTGATTGTTATGCAGTGTTAGGGATTGTTCATAATTTGTGGAAGCCTTTGCCTTATCGTTTCAAAGATTATATTGCCATGCCTAAGTCCAACATGTATCAATCATTACATACAACGGTCATTGGTACGATGGGGCATTCAGTAGAGATTCAGATTCGTACGTGGGATATGCACCGCGTTTCAGAATATGGGGTAGCGGCTCATTGGCGGTATAAAGAAGGGGCTAAGAACGGTGATAAAGATTTTGACCAAAAGGTGGGTTGGCTCCGTCAAGTATTAGAATGGCAAGATTCGAGTAATCCAAAAGAATTAGTGAATGCTTTAAAACTCGATGTATTTTCTGGCGAAGTATTCGTATTTACGCCGCGTGGTGATGTTTTAAAGCTGCCAAAAGGGGCTGTTCCATTGGACTTTGCCTATCGAATTCATACTGATGTGGGGCATCGTTGTGTTGGGGCTAAAGTAAATGGCAAGATTGTATCGCTTGATTACACCTTACAAAATGGTGATATTGTAGATATTATTACGTCTAAAAATGGAAAACCTAGCTTAGATTGGTTGAATATTGTAGGCTCTACGGAAAGTAAGAGCAAGATTCGCAATTGGTTTAAGAAAGAAAACAAAGAAGAAAATGTCGTTAAGGGTCGTGAACTTCTTGAAAAAGAAGCTCGTCGTCTAAATTATGATTGGAAAGAGCTTAATAAGCCTGGTCGACTAGATCAAATCGCTAAAGCATTAAATGCGGGGAGTGATGCGGAATTGCTGTCGGCTGTTGGGTATGGAGGGATTCCTGTCAATTCTGTATTGCTTCGCTTTGTTGATTTATATAAACGCGATTTAGCAAAGGAAGATAATCGCCGTGATACCATGGCTTTACTTGAACGGTTAAAGACTCATGAGCCGGTGCGTCGCAAGAGCAGTACAGGTATTTTAGTGAATGGTGAGCCTGATGTGATGGTCCGTATGGCTCGTTGTTGTAATCCTGTACCAGGCGATGAAGTTGTTGGTTATATAACTCGAGGCCGCGGAGTATCCGTACATCGTGCTGATTGTCCGAATATTGGTCATACACCAGAAGATGTGGATCGTATGATTGAAGTGGCTTGGGATGTAGGTACTCGTGAAAACTTCCATGTAGCTATTGATATTACGGCTTATGACCGAGGCGGTATGCTCATGGAGATTATGGCCTGTCTATCGGAGATGAAAATTAATATTGTCAATATTAATGCGAAAGTCGACGATACGAAGAATGCCAATATTAGTTTAGTTATCGAAATTCGAGACGTGTCAGAATTAGATTTTGTTATGACGAAGATTCGCCGTATTCGCGATGTATATACGGTGCAACGAGCGAATGGAGGTAGCTAA
- the dtd gene encoding D-aminoacyl-tRNA deacylase translates to MRAVVQRVSEASVTVAETKVGAVSQGLLVLLGVGKDDTVADANYLAEKIVNLRIFEDDDEKMNLSLLDVGGQLLAVSQFTLYGDVRKGRRPGFDQAAAPKEAEALYEVFVKRCAELGVAVETGQFQTHMMVALVNDGPVTILLDSQKQF, encoded by the coding sequence ATGAGAGCGGTAGTACAACGTGTCAGTGAAGCTAGTGTTACTGTGGCAGAGACTAAAGTGGGGGCTGTTTCCCAAGGTCTATTAGTTTTATTAGGCGTGGGGAAAGATGATACCGTAGCCGATGCCAATTACTTAGCAGAAAAGATTGTTAATCTTCGTATTTTTGAAGATGATGATGAGAAAATGAATTTATCCTTACTTGATGTGGGCGGCCAACTATTAGCCGTGTCACAGTTTACCTTATATGGGGATGTACGCAAAGGTCGTCGCCCAGGTTTTGATCAGGCCGCCGCGCCTAAGGAAGCGGAAGCGTTATATGAAGTGTTTGTCAAACGTTGCGCAGAATTAGGAGTGGCCGTAGAAACGGGCCAATTTCAAACTCACATGATGGTGGCCCTTGTGAATGATGGGCCCGTGACGATTTTATTAGATAGTCAGAAACAGTTTTAA
- the hemZ gene encoding coproporphyrinogen dehydrogenase HemZ, with the protein MNKLTYSYSGPLPLGSVVAHYCGAAGLTTYKENPMWRLAGQEDEHQYVLSVYRDGQFIAIFTGAHTNEGRLQIGGQLLRLLRTHRGLPPLGDWGTLVGVRPTKLFHKLWDKLGSAEAAVDCLRQQYEVTEPKIDLLQQVATLQRPYVAPNAKADRMVSVYGGIPFCQTHCTYCSFPYGLIQDYKRVPQFVEAFVKDSQHLQRVIAEYELQLSTLYLGGGTPTSLSDADFETIVSSLAELQGPNVTTNALEFTVEAGRPDSVTPHKLRAMERVGVNRISINPQSMHDFILKAIGRGHTAKAIRDLYRYVRQHTSFQVNMDFIAGLPYQTEGHMIENMDYICQAMPENVTIHTLALKRGSPLYEGVGREAMPEEQAVEAMVAYCKGRLEAAGYVPYYVYRQQYMTSQTENIGYTLPGHVCEYNIRIMEERQSILSVGPGSSSKWMRAPEYRQLQQHMPKDVSVYIDTLDTLLGKRSQLCKQFWEG; encoded by the coding sequence GTGAATAAGTTAACCTATTCGTATAGTGGGCCATTACCACTGGGGAGTGTGGTCGCTCATTATTGTGGAGCGGCTGGGCTCACTACTTATAAGGAAAACCCTATGTGGCGTTTGGCTGGACAAGAGGACGAACATCAGTATGTGCTGTCTGTCTATCGGGACGGGCAATTCATCGCCATTTTTACAGGAGCGCACACGAATGAAGGACGTTTGCAAATTGGTGGCCAATTATTACGATTGTTACGGACCCATCGAGGGTTACCACCTTTGGGTGATTGGGGGACTTTAGTCGGTGTTCGGCCTACCAAGTTATTTCATAAACTCTGGGATAAACTAGGATCTGCTGAGGCAGCTGTGGACTGTTTGCGTCAGCAGTATGAAGTAACCGAGCCTAAAATTGACTTATTGCAACAAGTAGCAACGTTACAGCGACCTTATGTAGCACCCAACGCTAAAGCTGACCGTATGGTGAGTGTTTATGGAGGAATTCCGTTTTGCCAGACTCACTGTACCTATTGTTCATTTCCCTATGGGCTGATTCAAGATTATAAGCGTGTGCCGCAGTTTGTAGAGGCTTTTGTAAAGGATAGTCAGCATTTACAAAGGGTAATAGCTGAGTATGAGTTACAGTTAAGCACGCTCTATTTAGGTGGTGGTACGCCCACAAGTTTGAGCGACGCTGATTTTGAAACGATTGTTAGCTCATTAGCTGAGTTACAGGGGCCAAACGTAACTACGAATGCCTTAGAGTTTACCGTTGAAGCGGGGCGTCCTGATTCGGTGACACCTCATAAATTGCGTGCTATGGAACGAGTTGGGGTTAATCGCATTAGTATTAATCCGCAGAGTATGCATGATTTTATTTTAAAAGCTATTGGTCGTGGGCATACAGCTAAGGCCATTAGGGATTTATATCGCTATGTACGACAACATACGTCATTTCAGGTTAATATGGATTTTATTGCCGGTTTGCCGTATCAGACAGAAGGTCATATGATAGAAAATATGGATTATATTTGTCAGGCTATGCCTGAAAATGTTACAATTCATACATTGGCTTTAAAACGTGGTAGTCCTTTATATGAAGGGGTTGGCCGTGAAGCTATGCCTGAGGAACAGGCGGTAGAAGCTATGGTTGCCTATTGTAAAGGTCGTTTGGAAGCGGCTGGATATGTACCTTATTATGTGTATCGTCAACAGTATATGACCAGTCAAACCGAGAATATTGGTTATACGTTGCCTGGTCATGTGTGTGAATATAATATTCGCATTATGGAAGAGCGACAAAGTATTTTGTCAGTGGGGCCAGGTAGTTCATCTAAATGGATGCGGGCTCCGGAATATCGGCAGTTGCAACAACATATGCCGAAAGATGTATCAGTATATATTGATACACTCGATACACTACTCGGTAAACGTAGTCAATTATGTAAACAATTTTGGGAGGGATAA
- a CDS encoding MBL fold metallo-hydrolase, which yields MKLYRMPLGPLGTNCYILEDETTHHCFITDPGGDGAQLVAVLNEKGLVPEAVLLTHGHGDHIGGVQAVIDAFHVPVYIHAGDEAFLTDSDLNLSSAMGLTIEVHGDIKLVKEDDVISLGNHQFTVIETPGHTPGGVCYYGEGLLLAGDTLFQESIGRTDFPRSSYEDLIEAIKTKLYALPDETVVYPGHGPETTIGHEKTYNPFVR from the coding sequence ATGAAGTTATATCGTATGCCCTTAGGACCACTAGGTACCAATTGCTATATTTTAGAAGATGAAACGACACATCATTGTTTTATCACAGATCCTGGCGGTGATGGGGCGCAATTAGTGGCCGTTCTTAATGAAAAAGGGTTAGTGCCAGAGGCCGTGTTATTGACACATGGTCATGGCGATCATATTGGTGGTGTGCAAGCTGTAATTGATGCTTTTCATGTACCGGTATATATTCATGCAGGGGATGAAGCGTTTCTTACGGATAGTGATTTAAATTTGAGCAGTGCTATGGGGCTTACCATAGAAGTCCATGGCGATATTAAATTGGTGAAAGAAGACGATGTAATTTCGTTAGGTAATCATCAGTTTACTGTTATTGAAACGCCAGGTCATACACCAGGTGGTGTTTGTTATTATGGCGAAGGCTTGTTGCTTGCTGGGGATACTTTATTCCAAGAGTCCATTGGTCGCACTGATTTTCCGCGTAGTAGTTATGAGGATTTGATAGAGGCGATTAAGACGAAGCTCTATGCCTTGCCTGATGAAACGGTAGTTTATCCAGGGCATGGGCCTGAGACTACCATAGGTCATGAAAAGACCTATAATCCCTTTGTGCGTTAG
- a CDS encoding AI-2E family transporter, producing MLKKSTQYWLRVVLIVLAVIFLWAIIPVLWPLIVSFIFTLILLPIVNGIQDYMRHRVGATWFPRWLAILPAFLLVVLVTALVIQFIVLPFIVEFTRLLNNLPYLISQLIVLWQTLTSGQWVALPPQIDAIVMNTLARISAYGVELAQRGIFAIFSIATTMLELLLVPIMTFYLLKDGRRLKTKALSIFAPPHNRYLLDVVNQIHRTMGGYLRGQLVLATNMFCVTLIVAYIYDLPYPLVLALLAAIAEWIPIIGPIVSAVPAIVLASLVGPALVVKVVITYALIQLIDGQIVMPKIMGHVIKLHPLVILTVIFVGGYFYGIIGMMTAVPLTAMLQIVLTKLWYFNSFYKKDGTV from the coding sequence ATGTTAAAAAAGTCAACGCAGTATTGGCTTCGCGTGGTATTAATTGTATTGGCGGTCATATTTTTATGGGCGATAATTCCCGTACTTTGGCCGTTAATTGTATCATTTATTTTTACCCTAATTTTATTGCCTATTGTCAATGGGATTCAAGACTATATGCGTCATCGTGTAGGGGCAACCTGGTTTCCACGGTGGTTAGCTATTTTACCCGCCTTTCTGTTAGTGGTGCTAGTGACAGCCTTGGTAATCCAATTCATTGTTTTGCCATTTATTGTGGAGTTTACTCGTTTATTGAATAATTTACCGTATTTGATTTCCCAATTGATTGTCTTATGGCAAACATTGACTTCAGGACAATGGGTGGCCTTACCGCCACAAATTGATGCTATTGTAATGAATACATTAGCCCGTATTAGTGCGTATGGCGTGGAATTAGCACAACGTGGTATTTTTGCCATCTTTTCCATAGCTACGACCATGTTAGAGCTTCTCTTGGTGCCCATTATGACGTTTTATCTGTTAAAAGATGGGCGTCGTTTGAAGACTAAGGCGTTATCTATCTTTGCGCCCCCTCATAATCGGTACCTGTTAGATGTGGTCAATCAAATTCATCGCACCATGGGTGGGTATTTGCGAGGTCAACTTGTTTTAGCGACTAACATGTTTTGCGTAACTTTGATTGTGGCGTATATTTATGATTTACCGTATCCATTAGTGCTTGCGTTATTAGCGGCGATTGCTGAATGGATTCCTATTATTGGGCCGATTGTGAGTGCTGTACCAGCCATTGTATTGGCTTCTTTAGTAGGCCCTGCATTGGTAGTAAAAGTAGTTATTACCTATGCGCTTATCCAGTTAATTGACGGACAGATTGTTATGCCTAAGATTATGGGGCATGTTATTAAATTGCATCCGTTAGTTATATTAACCGTCATTTTTGTAGGTGGTTATTTCTATGGCATCATTGGTATGATGACGGCCGTGCCGCTTACAGCAATGCTACAAATTGTGCTTACAAAGCTTTGGTATTTTAATTCGTTTTACAAAAAGGATGGGACCGTATGA
- a CDS encoding Fur family transcriptional regulator yields the protein MNTTLEKLKERIKDKKYKLTTQRQTILQAFIDAEEKHLCAEDVYVLVKAVAPDIGLATIYRTLDLFTELDLLKRLDFGDGRNRYELNDEEFAHFHHHLICVKCGCVKEFEDDMLETLESIIAKKLNFKTIDHQLKVYGYCGDCQEKMKAEEEAEAAQKGE from the coding sequence ATGAACACGACATTAGAAAAATTAAAAGAACGTATCAAAGACAAAAAGTATAAATTGACGACACAACGTCAAACGATTTTGCAAGCGTTTATTGATGCTGAAGAAAAACATCTTTGCGCTGAAGATGTGTATGTATTGGTAAAAGCGGTAGCTCCTGATATTGGTTTGGCCACTATTTATCGTACCCTAGATTTATTTACTGAACTTGATTTGTTGAAACGTTTGGATTTTGGGGATGGCCGTAATCGCTATGAATTAAATGATGAAGAATTTGCTCATTTTCATCATCATTTGATTTGCGTAAAATGTGGTTGTGTTAAGGAATTTGAAGATGATATGTTGGAAACGTTAGAGTCAATTATTGCAAAAAAACTTAACTTTAAGACCATTGACCATCAGTTAAAAGTATATGGCTATTGCGGTGATTGCCAAGAAAAAATGAAAGCTGAAGAGGAAGCCGAGGCGGCTCAAAAAGGTGAATAA